The following coding sequences are from one Desulfurellaceae bacterium window:
- a CDS encoding ATP-binding cassette domain-containing protein, producing the protein IRVPQGSMVALVGSTGAGKTTVTSLIPRFYDPQHGSVKIGGHDVRTLDLHFLRSHIATVLQDVFLFHGTVRQNLLFGRPDASEADMRAAAQAANAEEFILDLSDGYDTLIGERGVKLSAGQKQRLSIARAILKDAPILILDEATSSVDTETEHLIQQAISRLAAQRTTVAIAHRLSTIRHADLIVVLDKGRIAEQGTHASLLAHNGHYARMVRAQDLSREWQLEVKPALTAAAD; encoded by the coding sequence ATTCGGGTGCCCCAGGGCTCTATGGTCGCCCTGGTCGGCTCGACCGGCGCGGGCAAAACCACGGTCACCAGCCTCATTCCCCGTTTTTACGACCCCCAGCACGGCAGTGTGAAGATCGGTGGCCATGACGTGCGCACACTCGATCTGCACTTCCTGCGCAGCCATATCGCGACTGTCCTCCAGGACGTCTTTCTGTTCCACGGCACGGTACGCCAAAACCTGCTGTTCGGCCGGCCGGACGCCAGCGAGGCCGACATGCGAGCCGCAGCCCAGGCCGCCAACGCCGAAGAGTTCATCCTGGACCTCAGCGACGGGTATGACACCCTGATCGGTGAACGCGGCGTCAAGCTCTCGGCCGGTCAGAAGCAGCGTCTGTCGATTGCTCGGGCGATACTCAAAGACGCGCCAATCCTGATTCTTGACGAGGCGACCTCCTCGGTCGATACCGAAACCGAGCACCTCATCCAGCAGGCCATCTCGCGTCTGGCCGCCCAGCGCACCACGGTCGCCATTGCCCATCGTCTGAGCACAATCCGGCACGCCGACCTCATTGTTGTCCTGGACAAGGGGCGGATTGCCGAGCAGGGCACCCACGCCAGCCTGCTGGCCCACAACGGCCACTACGCCCGCATGGTCCGCGCCCAGGACTTGTCCCGCGAGTGGCAGCTTGAAGTGAAACCGGCGCTGACCGCAGCCGCCGACTGA
- a CDS encoding enoyl-CoA hydratase/isomerase family protein produces MLDYTDYEYLHVEVADRVATVTINRPDQRNAVHAALHHEFEQIWLDLAQDRDVNAILLTGAGEAFSVGGDLTSRDKPTKNKGRGGRRIVMADGRRVIENLLDVEQPVVAAINGDALGFAANVALLCDVTVASETAKLADTHVALGAVAGDGGAVIWPLLIGPNRAKEFLMLGDSITGADAAQIGLVNYAVPEQEVLPLADGPTWAIRWSKLAVNKWLKQQANLIMDAGLAYEALTLTTQDHKEALKALRENRKPDYVRARTARS; encoded by the coding sequence ATGCTGGACTATACGGACTACGAGTATCTGCACGTCGAGGTCGCCGACCGGGTGGCCACGGTGACCATTAACCGACCCGACCAGCGCAACGCGGTTCACGCCGCACTCCACCACGAGTTCGAGCAAATCTGGCTGGACCTGGCCCAGGACCGTGACGTCAACGCGATTCTGCTGACCGGGGCAGGCGAGGCGTTTTCCGTGGGCGGCGATCTGACCAGCCGTGACAAGCCGACCAAGAACAAAGGCCGCGGCGGCAGACGAATCGTGATGGCCGATGGCCGGCGGGTGATCGAGAACCTGCTCGATGTCGAACAGCCGGTCGTCGCCGCCATCAACGGTGACGCGCTCGGTTTTGCCGCCAACGTCGCACTGCTGTGTGACGTGACGGTCGCGTCCGAAACGGCCAAGCTGGCCGATACCCACGTCGCCCTCGGCGCGGTGGCCGGGGACGGCGGGGCCGTGATCTGGCCGCTGCTGATCGGTCCCAACCGGGCCAAGGAATTCCTGATGCTGGGCGATTCCATCACCGGCGCGGATGCGGCCCAGATCGGTCTGGTCAACTATGCCGTGCCCGAGCAGGAGGTGTTGCCNCTGGCCGACGGGCCGACCTGGGCGATCCGCTGGAGCAAACTGGCGGTGAACAAGTGGCTGAAACAGCAGGCCAACCTGATTATGGACGCCGGGCTGGCCTACGAGGCGCTAACGCTGACCACCCAGGATCACAAGGAGGCGCTCAAGGCGCTGCGCGAGAACCGCAAACCGGACTACGTCCGCGCCCGGACTGCCCGATCATAA